In Zonotrichia leucophrys gambelii isolate GWCS_2022_RI unplaced genomic scaffold, RI_Zleu_2.0 Scaffold_1189_14592, whole genome shotgun sequence, one DNA window encodes the following:
- the LOC135442119 gene encoding olfactory receptor 14J1-like, whose translation MSNSSSISHFLLLALADTRQLQLLHFCLLLGISLAALLGNGLIISAVACGHHLHTPMFFFLLNLALSDLGSICTTVPKAMHNSLWDTRNISYTGCAAQLFFFVFCATTEYFLLTIMCYDRYVSICKPLHYGTLLGSRACAHMAAAAWASAFLNALLHTANTFSLPLCHGNALGQFFCEIPQILKLSCAKSHLRELGLLVVSVCLVFVCFTFIVFSYVQIFRAVLRIPSEQGRHKAFSTCLPHLAVLSLFVSSVAVAYLKPPSLSSPSLDLALSVLYSVVPPALNPLIYSLRNQELKAAVWRLMTGCFQKH comes from the coding sequence atgtccaacagcagctccatcagccacttcctcctgctggcactggcagacacgcggcagctgcagctcctgcacttctgcctcttgctgggcatctccctggctgccctcctgggcaacggcctcatcatcagcgccgtagcctgcggccaccacctgcacacgcccatgttcttcttcctgctcaacctggccctcagcgacctgggctccatctgcaccactgtccccaaagccatgcacaattctctctgggacaccaggaacatctcctacacaggatgtgctgctcagctctttttttttgttttctgcgCTACTACAGAGTATTttctcctgaccatcatgtgctatgaccgctatgtgtccatctgcaaacccctgcactatgggaccctcctgggcagcagagcttgtgcccacatggcagcagctgcctgggccagtgcctttctcaatgctctgctgcacacagccaacacattttccctgcccctgtgccatggcaatgccctgggccagttcttctgtgaaatcccacagatcctcaagctctcctgtgCCAAATCCCACCTCAGGGAACTGGGGCTTCTTGTTGTAAGTGTCTGTTtggtatttgtttgttttacattcattgttttctcctatgtgcagatcttcagggcagtgctgaggatcccctctgagcagggacggcacaaagccttttccacctgcctccctcacctggctgtgctctccctgttcGTCAGCAGTGTAGCAGTTGCgtacctgaagcccccctccctgtcctccccatccctggatctggccctgtcagttctgtactcagtggtgcctccagctcttaaccccctcatctacagcctgaggaaccaggagctcaaggctgcagtgtggagactgatgactggatgctttcagaaacattaa